One Bacteroidota bacterium genomic window carries:
- a CDS encoding NADH-quinone oxidoreductase subunit NuoF, producing MEKTKVIVGLGSCGIAAGAVKTYEKIKALQKADNLDFELKKTSCIGMCYREPLVEVIDDTGSYLYGEIDEGKVIEVIERHVVEKNPIREYIVHSDLFDTKDKEFIDNQVKIVLRNCGYIDPESIEEYEARNGYRALKRIAGQRIPRLDIIQSIIDSGLRGRGGAGFPTGLKWKLANDNKAPEKYIICNADEGDPGAFMDRSVLEGDPHSVIEGMIIAAYAIEATEGVIYCRAEYPLAIKRLNIALQQARVKGYLGKNILGMDGFHFDIFIKEGAGAFVCGEETALIASVEGERGMPRKKPPFPATSGLWKRPTNINNVETYANIPWIIQNGAPAYAKYGTAKSKGTKVFALAGKIKRSGLVEVPMGITINDIIFKLGGGIREDKRFKAVQLGGPSGGCIPAYLGETLVDYDSLNATGAIMGSGGMVVMDENTCMVDIARFFLDFTQKESCGKCTFCRVGTKRMLEMLERITSGKGQEGDIERLIDLSYQIKDSSLCGLGQTALNPVLTTIKYFRDEYEAHIRDKKCPAKVCKQLLTYEVIPDNCTGCTVCAKNCPVEAITGERKQIHFIRQDICIKCGVCFTKCKFDAIKVS from the coding sequence ATGGAAAAAACAAAAGTCATTGTTGGTTTGGGAAGTTGCGGTATTGCAGCCGGAGCGGTGAAGACCTATGAAAAGATCAAAGCCTTGCAGAAAGCCGACAACCTCGACTTCGAACTCAAAAAAACCAGCTGTATTGGCATGTGTTACAGGGAACCTCTGGTAGAAGTTATCGACGACACAGGTTCGTACCTTTATGGTGAAATCGATGAAGGAAAGGTCATCGAAGTCATCGAAAGACATGTCGTTGAGAAGAATCCTATCAGGGAATATATTGTTCATAGCGATCTGTTTGACACAAAAGACAAGGAGTTCATCGACAACCAGGTGAAGATCGTTCTGCGCAATTGCGGCTATATTGATCCTGAGAGCATAGAAGAATATGAAGCCCGCAACGGGTATAGAGCTCTAAAGCGCATTGCCGGTCAGCGCATACCGCGTCTGGACATTATCCAGTCGATCATTGATTCCGGTTTACGCGGACGCGGTGGTGCAGGATTCCCCACAGGCCTCAAATGGAAACTGGCCAATGACAACAAAGCGCCGGAGAAATACATCATTTGCAATGCCGATGAAGGCGACCCGGGTGCTTTCATGGACCGTTCAGTGCTGGAAGGCGATCCGCACTCAGTCATCGAAGGCATGATCATTGCCGCCTATGCCATCGAAGCCACAGAAGGTGTGATCTATTGCCGGGCTGAATATCCCCTGGCCATCAAACGATTGAACATAGCCCTTCAGCAGGCCAGAGTAAAAGGCTATCTCGGTAAAAACATCCTCGGTATGGATGGTTTTCACTTCGATATTTTTATAAAAGAGGGTGCCGGTGCTTTTGTCTGCGGTGAGGAAACCGCTCTCATTGCCTCCGTGGAAGGTGAACGCGGCATGCCACGCAAGAAACCCCCCTTCCCTGCTACATCCGGGCTGTGGAAAAGACCTACCAATATTAACAACGTAGAGACCTATGCCAATATCCCATGGATCATCCAGAATGGCGCTCCGGCCTATGCCAAATATGGCACTGCCAAAAGCAAAGGCACCAAGGTTTTTGCACTGGCAGGCAAGATAAAACGTTCCGGGCTTGTGGAAGTGCCCATGGGCATTACTATCAATGATATTATCTTTAAACTTGGCGGCGGCATACGTGAAGATAAACGTTTCAAAGCTGTCCAGCTTGGCGGTCCCTCGGGGGGCTGTATCCCGGCCTACCTCGGCGAGACCCTCGTCGACTATGACTCACTGAATGCCACAGGTGCCATCATGGGTTCAGGCGGCATGGTGGTGATGGATGAGAATACCTGCATGGTGGATATTGCCCGGTTCTTCCTCGACTTCACACAGAAGGAATCCTGCGGCAAATGCACCTTCTGCCGGGTTGGAACAAAACGTATGCTGGAAATGCTCGAACGCATCACTTCAGGGAAAGGACAAGAAGGCGATATTGAACGTCTTATCGACCTGTCGTATCAGATCAAAGACAGCTCACTGTGCGGACTGGGGCAAACTGCCCTCAATCCTGTGCTGACCACCATCAAATATTTCAGGGATGAATATGAGGCACACATCCGTGATAAAAAATGTCCTGCCAAAGTCTGTAAGCAACTGCTGACCTACGAGGTCATTCCTGATAATTGCACCGGTTGCACCGTATGCGCTAAAAACTGTCCTGTCGAAGCCATCACCGGCGAACGGAAACAGATTCATTTTATCCGCCAGGATATCTGCATAAAATGCGGTGTATGCTTCACCAAGTGTAAGTTTGATGCGATTAAAGTATCATAG
- the nuoE gene encoding NADH-quinone oxidoreductase subunit NuoE: MRITRIRTNPGVKNQGPVDLSLLDPLIKKYRDKKGNLIPLLQGTQDIFGYIPREAFEKISDDTGINLSDMYGVATFYAQFRLNPVGRHIIKVCHGTACHVQNANSISDSIKESLNITEGETTDDGLFTLESVACLGCCSLAPVMMIGDETSGKLTGKEAIKIIKNIKIRENI; encoded by the coding sequence ATGCGTATTACAAGGATTCGGACAAATCCGGGAGTAAAAAATCAGGGTCCTGTCGACCTGTCATTGCTTGATCCTTTAATTAAAAAATACAGGGACAAAAAAGGCAATCTCATACCCTTATTACAAGGCACACAGGATATATTCGGATATATACCCCGTGAAGCATTTGAAAAGATATCGGACGACACCGGTATCAATCTGAGCGATATGTATGGGGTGGCCACATTCTATGCCCAGTTCAGGCTTAATCCTGTAGGGCGGCATATCATCAAGGTGTGTCATGGTACCGCCTGTCATGTACAGAATGCCAACTCCATTTCGGACTCTATCAAGGAATCCTTGAATATCACTGAAGGTGAAACAACCGATGATGGGCTGTTCACCCTGGAATCCGTCGCCTGCCTGGGCTGTTGCTCCCTCGCCCCGGTGATGATGATTGGAGATGAAACCTCTGGCAAGCTTACCGGAAAGGAAGCCATTAAGATCATCAAAAATATCAAGATCAGGGAGAATATTTAA
- a CDS encoding glycosyltransferase family 87 protein produces the protein MIRKDKSVFGFTVFAFLVFILIFTIENINHRFWLTDFKVYYQAAKTMIMGGRIYFIQFDYGAGLYKYSPFVLFFFLPFCIFSYKVAAILYFVILCFVVWFTFILLRKMLDRYFFTDRIKNEGLLLSFALICIMLHVVKELHLGNFNAVLLLLCCLSLWNCLRNRNILGGILFGIVVLTKPYFLILILPLLFRKNWKALAGMVFTLVVGFWLPLFFLGPANGWELHLEWFKTMFLHQDIYPGVNTVYYFIQHFIYPGLPGFFQLVIIILSGFVAIWLIIRNTHLEKKSNNPIKMANMDFIMEWFILIAVIPNLVKTDSEHFLVCAPLITFIIYSINQRKLYWFIPIFIFLIFLYGGNSTDLFGRELSDKLFWMGLIGLSNLLLLMVALIFHFDLRRKEMLG, from the coding sequence ATGATCCGGAAGGATAAATCGGTTTTTGGTTTTACTGTTTTTGCATTTCTTGTCTTCATTCTGATTTTTACGATTGAAAACATTAACCACCGTTTCTGGCTAACCGACTTTAAAGTCTACTATCAGGCGGCAAAAACAATGATAATGGGTGGCCGGATTTACTTCATTCAGTTTGACTATGGTGCCGGACTCTATAAATATTCTCCCTTTGTATTATTCTTCTTTCTTCCGTTTTGTATATTCAGTTATAAGGTTGCTGCCATACTCTATTTTGTGATTTTATGTTTCGTGGTCTGGTTCACCTTCATATTACTCCGGAAAATGCTTGACCGGTATTTCTTTACAGATAGGATTAAAAACGAAGGATTACTTCTCTCATTCGCCTTGATTTGTATAATGCTTCATGTTGTAAAGGAACTTCATCTGGGGAATTTCAATGCCGTGCTTTTGCTTCTTTGCTGTCTGTCGTTATGGAATTGCCTGAGAAACCGAAATATTTTAGGCGGAATCCTTTTTGGCATTGTGGTGCTGACCAAACCCTATTTCCTGATCCTGATTCTCCCGCTACTATTCAGAAAAAACTGGAAAGCCCTTGCGGGGATGGTCTTTACATTGGTGGTTGGATTCTGGCTCCCCTTATTTTTTCTGGGTCCTGCAAACGGATGGGAATTACACCTCGAGTGGTTTAAAACCATGTTTTTGCATCAGGATATTTATCCGGGAGTGAATACCGTTTATTATTTTATCCAGCATTTTATTTACCCGGGATTGCCGGGCTTTTTTCAGCTGGTTATCATTATCCTTTCGGGATTTGTTGCAATCTGGCTTATAATCCGTAACACACACCTTGAGAAAAAATCCAATAATCCCATCAAGATGGCAAATATGGATTTTATTATGGAATGGTTTATTCTTATCGCAGTGATACCTAATCTGGTTAAGACGGATTCAGAACACTTTCTGGTATGTGCTCCGTTGATCACATTTATTATTTATTCCATAAATCAAAGAAAGCTTTACTGGTTTATCCCAATCTTTATATTCCTTATATTTTTGTATGGGGGCAATTCGACTGATCTCTTCGGAAGAGAACTTTCAGATAAGCTATTTTGGATGGGACTGATCGGATTAAGCAATCTTCTACTGCTAATGGTTGCCTTGATATTTCATTTTGACCTGAGAAGGAAAGAAATGCTGGGATGA
- a CDS encoding DEAD/DEAH box helicase codes for MTFESLNLIEPIKRALVTEGYIQPTPIQEKSIPVIMQGKDLLGCAQTGTGKTAAFAIPILQLLHKEPSTDKWRRKIKALIITPTRELAIQIGESFDVYGRYIPLKNTVVYGGVHQKPQTNALQRGIDILIATPGRLQDLMDQGYINLQAIEIVVLDEADRMLDMGFINDVKRIMSALPAKRQSLFFCATIPPEILKLAGTILKQPEEVLITPVTATTDLIGQSVYFVSKADKNDLLIHVLKDETISNALVFTRTKYGADKVERLLNKKGIKAEAIHGNKSQSTRQKALQNFKNRETRVLVASDIASRGIDVEELSCVINFDIPNIPETYVHRIGRTGRAGASGIALSFCDTDEKTYLRDISKLISRSIPVVSDHPYPLADQTPLMQHDSQKFRRPYRNGTSGFSRHQLKTYFQNQRSK; via the coding sequence ATGACATTTGAATCATTAAATCTCATTGAACCAATCAAGAGGGCATTGGTAACAGAAGGCTATATTCAACCAACGCCTATTCAAGAAAAATCCATCCCTGTCATTATGCAGGGAAAAGACCTGCTGGGTTGCGCCCAGACAGGCACAGGAAAAACAGCTGCTTTTGCCATTCCTATTCTCCAGCTATTGCATAAAGAACCATCTACGGACAAATGGCGAAGAAAAATAAAAGCATTGATCATCACTCCAACGAGAGAGCTTGCCATTCAAATCGGGGAAAGCTTTGATGTTTATGGCAGGTATATTCCATTAAAGAATACTGTAGTGTATGGTGGGGTTCACCAGAAACCACAGACAAATGCCCTGCAGAGAGGCATAGATATACTCATCGCCACTCCAGGCCGGCTGCAGGACCTTATGGACCAGGGATACATCAACCTGCAGGCCATTGAAATTGTCGTGCTGGATGAAGCCGACCGAATGCTTGACATGGGATTTATCAATGATGTCAAGAGAATTATGTCGGCTTTGCCTGCCAAAAGACAATCACTTTTCTTCTGTGCCACTATACCACCGGAAATTTTAAAACTCGCCGGAACCATTCTGAAACAGCCTGAAGAAGTGCTGATAACACCCGTCACAGCGACAACTGATCTTATCGGGCAGTCGGTTTATTTTGTGAGTAAAGCGGATAAGAACGACCTGCTCATTCATGTTTTGAAAGATGAAACCATAAGCAATGCCCTGGTTTTTACCCGCACAAAATATGGCGCCGATAAAGTGGAGCGGTTACTTAATAAAAAAGGAATAAAAGCTGAAGCCATTCATGGAAATAAATCACAATCGACCCGGCAGAAAGCCTTGCAAAACTTTAAAAACAGGGAGACACGGGTACTCGTTGCCAGCGATATTGCATCAAGAGGAATTGATGTGGAAGAGCTGTCATGCGTGATCAACTTCGATATACCGAATATTCCTGAGACGTATGTTCACCGTATAGGCCGTACCGGAAGAGCGGGAGCCTCAGGAATAGCACTGTCGTTCTGTGACACAGATGAAAAAACTTACCTGAGAGATATTTCCAAGCTCATTTCCAGGTCAATACCAGTGGTGAGTGATCATCCATACCCCTTGGCCGATCAAACTCCCCTGATGCAGCATGACTCACAGAAATTCAGACGCCCATACAGGAATGGGACATCTGGTTTTTCACGGCATCAGCTTAAAACGTATTTCCAAAACCAAAGGTCTAAATAG
- a CDS encoding transcriptional regulator: protein MFEELDPILHSQLRLAIMSVLISVESAEFNYLLEKTGATRGNLSAQISKLNEEGYIEVKKSFRKNYPLTTCRITPKGLAAFEKYVITLQQYLKVNKG, encoded by the coding sequence ATGTTCGAAGAGCTTGATCCAATATTACATTCCCAGCTCAGGCTGGCGATCATGTCGGTGCTTATCAGTGTTGAGTCGGCTGAATTTAATTATCTGCTCGAAAAGACGGGGGCCACGCGAGGAAACCTGAGCGCCCAGATCAGTAAGCTGAATGAAGAGGGATATATAGAAGTAAAAAAGAGCTTCAGGAAAAACTATCCGCTGACTACCTGTCGCATTACTCCAAAAGGTCTTGCTGCATTTGAAAAATATGTCATCACTCTGCAACAGTATCTGAAGGTGAATAAAGGATGA
- the gltA gene encoding NADPH-dependent glutamate synthase, with protein MPEQDRKLRIENFQEVPYGFTSELALLEAGRCLQCKVPKCVNGCPVNVDIPSFIRLITEEKFNAAVKKIKETNVLPSICGRVCPQENQCESQCILGKRDEPVAIGRLERFVADYERKMDLVTVPEIKHSTGMKIAVIGSGPGGLTVAADMRQLGYEVTVFEALHESGGVLTYGIPEFRLPKSIVQSEIDYLRKLGVRFELNHIIGNILTVEELLQHFNAVYVGVGAGLPWFMGIEGESLGNIFSANEYLTRMNLMKAYRFPEYDTPMPRGNKVAVIGGGNVAMDCARTAIRTGANEVTIIYRRSRQELPARQEEVHHAEQEGIKFKLLNSPVRYLGTDTKLIKGIECIQMQLGEPDSSGRRRPIPVEGSNYTIECDLAIVAVGNGPNPILFKSTPDIKLNKRGYIEANPETGETSKEFVYAGGDIVTGSATVILAMGAGRIAARAMHEKLTKLATSKTQKAS; from the coding sequence ATGCCTGAACAGGACAGGAAACTCCGCATCGAAAATTTCCAGGAAGTGCCCTATGGATTTACCTCAGAGTTAGCTTTGCTGGAAGCCGGAAGATGTTTGCAATGTAAAGTCCCGAAATGTGTTAATGGATGTCCTGTGAATGTAGATATACCATCTTTTATAAGGCTTATTACGGAAGAAAAGTTCAACGCGGCAGTAAAAAAGATCAAGGAAACCAACGTTCTACCGTCCATTTGTGGCCGTGTCTGTCCGCAGGAAAACCAGTGTGAATCCCAATGTATTCTCGGTAAAAGAGATGAACCCGTGGCCATTGGAAGATTGGAACGGTTTGTTGCCGATTACGAAAGGAAAATGGATCTGGTTACTGTCCCCGAAATTAAACATTCCACTGGTATGAAAATCGCTGTTATCGGTTCCGGTCCGGGAGGATTAACGGTTGCCGCCGATATGCGTCAGCTGGGCTATGAAGTTACCGTATTCGAAGCGTTGCATGAGTCAGGCGGAGTATTGACTTATGGTATTCCTGAATTCCGGTTACCCAAGTCCATTGTCCAGTCTGAGATTGATTACCTGAGAAAGCTTGGTGTACGTTTTGAACTAAATCATATCATCGGCAATATACTTACAGTAGAGGAATTGCTACAACATTTCAATGCGGTGTATGTCGGTGTAGGAGCAGGATTGCCTTGGTTCATGGGCATTGAAGGAGAAAGCCTCGGCAATATTTTCTCAGCCAATGAATACCTCACCCGGATGAACCTGATGAAAGCCTATCGATTCCCCGAATATGACACACCAATGCCCAGAGGTAATAAAGTAGCCGTCATTGGTGGTGGTAACGTCGCCATGGATTGCGCACGCACAGCCATTCGCACCGGTGCAAACGAGGTGACAATCATTTACAGGAGATCAAGGCAGGAACTCCCGGCACGACAGGAAGAAGTCCATCACGCTGAACAAGAGGGCATTAAATTCAAGCTGCTTAACAGCCCTGTCCGATACCTTGGAACAGATACAAAGCTGATCAAGGGTATTGAATGTATTCAAATGCAACTCGGTGAACCAGATTCTTCCGGAAGGAGAAGACCTATTCCAGTGGAAGGTTCAAACTATACCATTGAATGTGACCTGGCCATCGTAGCTGTAGGAAATGGACCCAATCCCATACTTTTCAAGTCTACTCCTGATATAAAACTGAATAAACGGGGTTATATCGAAGCAAATCCTGAAACAGGAGAGACTTCAAAAGAATTTGTATATGCCGGAGGAGATATTGTTACCGGGTCTGCTACTGTTATTCTGGCTATGGGCGCCGGAAGGATAGCAGCCAGGGCTATGCATGAGAAACTGACGAAATTGGCCACTTCAAAGACCCAAAAGGCGAGCTGA
- a CDS encoding sulfide/dihydroorotate dehydrogenase-like FAD/NAD-binding protein — protein sequence MFQIKRKQVMAKGTIIRMDIDAPKIAKKIKAGQFVIIRVNETGERIPLTVADKDDFAGIITIIFQVVGKTTALMRSLKEGDIIRDVVGPLGRPAEVEKFGTVVMVGGGTGIAILHHVAKAFKKAGNFVIGIIGAKEKDLLILENEMTSICDELVITTDDGSYGERGFVTMPLGKYINERQDIKLVYAIGPIIMMKNVCKLTKQHNIRTLVSLNPIMIDGTGMCGGCRVKVNNELKFCCVDGPDFDGHLVDFDELDKRNTLYIQDEKESLLFSIR from the coding sequence ATGTTTCAGATAAAGAGAAAACAAGTGATGGCGAAGGGGACGATCATTCGTATGGATATTGATGCTCCTAAGATTGCAAAAAAAATAAAAGCCGGACAGTTTGTAATTATCAGGGTAAATGAAACCGGAGAAAGGATACCGTTAACAGTTGCTGATAAGGACGACTTTGCCGGCATTATAACAATCATCTTCCAGGTCGTTGGTAAAACAACTGCACTTATGAGATCGCTAAAGGAAGGCGATATAATACGGGATGTCGTTGGGCCTTTGGGAAGACCTGCTGAAGTTGAAAAGTTTGGGACAGTCGTGATGGTTGGAGGCGGAACGGGCATTGCCATCCTTCATCATGTAGCTAAAGCTTTTAAAAAAGCAGGAAATTTCGTGATCGGCATCATTGGAGCCAAGGAGAAAGACTTGCTTATTCTAGAAAACGAAATGACATCCATCTGCGATGAACTTGTTATCACCACTGATGATGGCAGTTATGGAGAGAGGGGATTCGTTACAATGCCCCTTGGCAAGTACATCAATGAAAGACAGGATATCAAGCTGGTGTATGCCATCGGGCCGATAATAATGATGAAAAATGTATGCAAATTAACCAAGCAGCATAATATTCGCACCCTGGTAAGCCTCAATCCTATCATGATTGATGGAACTGGCATGTGCGGAGGATGCAGGGTTAAGGTTAACAATGAACTTAAATTCTGTTGTGTGGATGGACCTGATTTTGATGGGCATCTTGTTGATTTTGATGAACTGGATAAAAGAAACACTTTGTATATCCAGGATGAAAAGGAATCGCTTTTATTTTCAATCAGATAA
- a CDS encoding NAD(P)H-dependent oxidoreductase subunit E, translating into MEEPINAILNRYPKYDEGSLIPILQAIENHDGYISREAIEKISLHLRISRSTVYGVASFYSQFKFNPPGRHSIKICLGTACHVQGGDFLLSALKLETGIGPGETSVDKRFDMERVACLGCCALAPVMMVNRDIHSRMSVIKLREILKKYE; encoded by the coding sequence ATGGAAGAGCCTATTAATGCAATATTAAACCGATATCCAAAATATGATGAAGGGAGTTTAATTCCTATACTCCAGGCGATAGAGAATCATGATGGATATATCTCCCGGGAGGCAATAGAAAAAATATCTCTTCATTTAAGAATTTCGAGAAGCACAGTATATGGTGTAGCATCCTTTTATTCACAGTTCAAGTTTAATCCACCCGGAAGGCATTCCATTAAAATTTGTCTGGGTACCGCCTGTCATGTCCAGGGCGGTGATTTTCTACTGAGTGCATTGAAGCTCGAAACAGGCATAGGCCCGGGTGAAACTTCCGTAGATAAAAGGTTTGACATGGAAAGGGTTGCCTGTCTTGGCTGTTGTGCACTGGCACCGGTAATGATGGTTAACAGGGACATTCATAGCCGTATGTCAGTGATAAAATTAAGAGAGATTCTTAAAAAATATGAATGA
- a CDS encoding NADH-quinone oxidoreductase subunit NuoF codes for MNDFSQIQREALEEWQALQNGSAPVVYIGMGSCGLASGAGQVWEKVRKRISRSRQKVHLLKVGCIGPCYLEPFLDIKKPGSVRLSFNNVDPDKADQLLKGYIFGGETVFKPLGHLGDPDEHINGTKSFWSLPMLKNQKRIVLRNCGIIDPENIKHYIARDGFQGLINAFQRGPENVIKEIEIAGLRGRGGAGFPTYKKWQLCRDVKASPKYLICNADEGDPGAFMNRSLIEGDPFALLEGMMIAAYAIGAGFGYIYIRAEYPLAIERLKLAINQMKDIGLIGKNILDSGFDFEIRLKEGAGAFVCGEETALISSIEGNRGMPRSRPPFPAISGLHGNPTTINNVETLATIPNILRNGGQWFAGYGTDKSKGTKTFALVGKVRRTGLIEVPLGTTLREIIFDIGGGTLKPFKAVQTGGPSGGCLSKEYLDLPIDYESLTAAGSIMGSGGLIIMDEHSCMVDIAKYFLRFTSKESCGKCTPCRIGTRKMVEILERITEGNGHSEDIAILENLAQTVKKGSLCGLGQTAPNPVMTTLRYFREEYTAHIDKKRCPAAVCRDLVVYRVIKEKCTGCERCVEVCPAKAISGPRSEPHNLDPTKCIKCRACYEICRFDAIAGDAIVIE; via the coding sequence ATGAATGATTTTAGTCAGATACAACGGGAAGCTTTAGAGGAATGGCAGGCTTTACAGAATGGTTCAGCTCCTGTCGTTTATATCGGGATGGGAAGCTGTGGTCTCGCTTCTGGTGCCGGACAAGTGTGGGAGAAAGTCAGGAAGAGAATATCCCGATCAAGGCAGAAAGTGCATTTGTTAAAGGTAGGATGCATAGGTCCCTGCTATCTGGAACCGTTTCTTGATATCAAGAAACCCGGATCGGTACGCTTAAGCTTTAACAATGTCGATCCGGATAAAGCTGATCAACTCCTGAAGGGTTATATTTTTGGTGGTGAGACCGTATTTAAACCCCTCGGACACTTAGGTGATCCTGATGAGCACATTAACGGGACAAAATCATTCTGGAGCCTTCCTATGCTTAAAAACCAGAAACGGATTGTCCTACGGAATTGTGGTATCATAGATCCCGAAAATATAAAGCATTATATTGCCAGAGATGGATTTCAGGGATTGATAAATGCGTTCCAAAGAGGTCCAGAAAACGTCATCAAGGAAATTGAGATAGCCGGCTTGCGCGGAAGAGGTGGAGCAGGCTTTCCGACTTACAAAAAATGGCAGCTCTGCAGGGACGTCAAAGCCAGTCCGAAATACCTCATTTGTAATGCTGATGAGGGCGACCCCGGTGCTTTTATGAACAGGTCGTTAATAGAAGGTGATCCCTTTGCCCTGCTTGAAGGTATGATGATTGCAGCTTATGCCATCGGAGCGGGATTCGGATATATCTATATACGTGCTGAATATCCGCTGGCTATTGAAAGACTGAAGCTGGCTATAAATCAAATGAAAGATATTGGTCTCATCGGGAAAAATATCCTTGACAGTGGTTTTGATTTTGAAATCCGCCTAAAAGAAGGGGCAGGAGCATTTGTCTGTGGGGAAGAAACCGCACTGATTTCATCCATCGAAGGAAATAGGGGAATGCCTCGCAGCCGGCCTCCTTTTCCTGCTATTTCAGGATTACATGGCAATCCGACAACGATCAATAACGTTGAAACACTGGCCACCATTCCCAATATTCTGAGAAATGGCGGACAATGGTTTGCCGGTTATGGAACAGATAAAAGCAAGGGCACAAAAACCTTTGCACTCGTCGGAAAAGTGAGAAGAACCGGATTAATTGAAGTGCCACTGGGTACAACATTGCGTGAGATCATTTTTGACATTGGTGGTGGCACACTTAAGCCATTTAAAGCTGTACAGACTGGTGGTCCATCAGGAGGCTGTCTTTCAAAAGAATACCTGGACCTGCCCATTGATTATGAATCCCTGACAGCTGCGGGCTCGATTATGGGCTCAGGAGGTCTGATCATCATGGATGAGCACTCCTGCATGGTAGATATAGCCAAATATTTTCTTCGATTTACGAGCAAAGAAAGCTGTGGAAAGTGCACACCATGCCGCATTGGCACACGTAAGATGGTTGAAATTTTGGAGAGAATCACCGAAGGGAATGGTCATTCTGAAGATATTGCCATCCTGGAGAACCTTGCACAGACGGTAAAAAAAGGATCGCTTTGTGGCCTCGGACAGACAGCACCCAATCCGGTGATGACAACACTGAGGTATTTCAGGGAAGAATATACGGCACATATAGATAAAAAACGCTGCCCTGCTGCTGTCTGCCGTGATCTGGTGGTGTACAGGGTAATTAAGGAGAAATGCACCGGTTGTGAGCGTTGTGTGGAAGTATGTCCTGCCAAAGCTATCTCAGGTCCCCGTAGTGAACCACACAATCTGGATCCGACTAAATGTATTAAATGCCGTGCATGTTATGAAATATGTCGGTTTGATGCAATTGCCGGTGATGCTATTGTAATCGAATAG